A window from Triticum aestivum cultivar Chinese Spring chromosome 6D, IWGSC CS RefSeq v2.1, whole genome shotgun sequence encodes these proteins:
- the LOC123144794 gene encoding hydroxycinnamoyltransferase 2: MKITVRGSTVVVPAEETPRLRLWNANPDLVVPRFHTPSVYFFRRGAGEGEEAGRYFDAERMRRALAEALVPFYPMAGRLARDEDGRVEIDCNAEGVLFVEADAPDGTVDDFGDFAPTMDLKRLIPAVDFTGGISSYPLLVVQVTHFKCGGVALGIGMQHHVADGFSGLHFINSWADLCRGVPIAIMPFIDRTLLRARDPPTPSHPHIEYQPAPAMLDSEEPQALTAKPEAPPTAVDIFKLSRADLGRLRAQLPTGEGAPRFSTYAVLGAHVWRCASLARGLSPEQPTKLYCATDGRQRLQPPLPEGYFGNVIFTATPLAVAGKVTGSLADGATTIQAALEVMDNEYCRSALDYLEMQPDLSALVRGAHTFRCPNLGLTSWVRLPIHDADFGWGRPVFMGPGGIAYEGLAFVLPSASRDGSLSVAISLQAEHMEKFRKMIFDF; this comes from the exons ATGAAGATCACGGTGCGGGGATCGACGGTCGTGGTGCCGGCGGAGGAGACGCCGCGGCTCCGGCTGTGGAACGCCAACCCGGACCTGGTCGTGCCGCGGTTCCACACGCCGAGCGTCTACTTCTTCCGGCGCGgcgcgggggagggggaggaggcgggcCGCTACTTCGACGCGGAGCGGATGCGCCGGGCGCTGGCGGAGGCGCTGGTGCCCTTCTACCCGATGGCGGGGCGGCTGGCCCGCGACGAGGACGGGCGCGTGGAGATCGACTGCAACGCGGAAGGGGTGCTCTTCGTGGAGGCCGACGCGCCCGACGGCACCGTCGACGACTTCGGCGACTTCGCGCCCACCATGGACCTCAAGCGCCTTATCCCCGCCGTCGACTTCACCGGGGGCATCTCCTCCTACCCGCTCCTCGTGGTCCAG GTGACCCACTTCAAGTGCGGAGGCGTGGCCCTCGGCATAGGTATGCAGCACCACGTCGCCGACGGCTTCTCCGGCCTGCACTTCATCAACTCATGGGCCGACCTCTGCCGCGGCGTGCCGATTGCCATCATGCCGTTCATTGACCGCACCCTCCTCCGCGCACGCGACCCGCCGACGCCGTCCCACCCGCACATCGAGTACCAGCCAGCGCCCGCCATGCTGGACTCGGAGGAGCCGCAGGCCCTCACCGCCAAGCCGGAAGCGCCGCCCACGGCCGTGGACATCTTCAAGCTGTCCCGCGCCGACCTCGGCCGCCTCCGCGCCCAGCTCCCCACGGGCGAGGGCGCGCCGCGGTTCAGCACCTACGCGGTGCTCGGGGCGCACGTCTGGCGGTGCGCGTCCCTGGCCCGTGGACTGTCCCCAGAGCAGCCCACCAAGCTGTACTGCGCCACGGACGGGCGGCAGCGGCTGCAGCCGCCGCTCCCGGAGGGCTACTTCGGCAACGTCATCTTCACGGCCACGCCGCTCGCGGTGGCGGGCAAGGTGACCGGCTCGCTGGCGGACGGCGCGACCACGATCCAGGCGGCGTTGGAGGTGATGGACAACGAGTACTGCCGCTCGGCGCTGGACTACCTGGAGATGCAGCCGGACCTGTCGGCGCTGGTCCGCGGTGCGCACACGTTCCGGTGCCCCAACCTCGGGCTCACCAGCTGGGTGCGCCTGCCCATCCACGACGCCGATTTCGGCTGGGGCAGGCCCGTCTTCATGGGCCCCGGCGGCATCGCGTACGAGGGCCTCGCGTTCGTGCTCCCCAGCGCCAGCCGCGACGGCAGCCTGTCGGTGGCCATCTCGCTGCAGGCCGAGCATATGGAGAAGTTCCGGAAGATGATCTTTGACTTCTGA